From one Callithrix jacchus isolate 240 chromosome 2, calJac240_pri, whole genome shotgun sequence genomic stretch:
- the AIMP2 gene encoding aminoacyl tRNA synthase complex-interacting multifunctional protein 2 isoform X3: MPMYQEEPNPSLQALESRQDDILKRLYELKAAVDGLSKMIQTPDADLDVTNIIQADEPTTLTTNALDLNSVLGKDYGALKDIVINANPASPPLSLLVLHRLLCEHFRVLATVHMHSSVKSVPENLLKCFGEQNLKQPRQDYQLGFTLIWKNVPKTQMKFSVQTMCPIEGEGNIARFLFSLFGQKHNAVNATLIDSWVDIAIFQLKEGSSKEKAAVFRSMNSALGKSPWLAGNELTVADVVLWSVLQQTGGCSVTVPANVQRWMRSCENLAPFNTALKLLK; this comes from the exons ATGCCTATGTACCAG GAAGAGCCTAACCCGTCTCTGCAAGCTCTTGAGTCCCGCCAAGATGATATTTTAAAACGTTTGTATGAGTTGAAAGCTGCAGTTGATGGTCTCTCCAAGATGATTCAGACACCAGATGCAGACTTGGATGTAACCAACATAATCCAAGCTGATGAGCCCACAACTTTAACCACCAATGCATTGGACTTGAATTCAGTGCTTGGGAAG GATTATGGGGCACTGAAAGACATTGTGATCAACGCGAAcccagcctctcctcccctctccctgctgGTGCTGCACAGGCTGCTCTGTGAGCACTTCAGGGTCCTGGCCACAGTGCACATGCACTCATCCGTCAAGAGTGTGCCTGAAAACCTGCTCAAGTGCTTTGGAGAACAGAATCTAAAACAGCCCCGCCAAGACTATCAGCTGGGATTCACTTTAATTTGGAAGAATG tgccGAAGACTCAGATGAAATTCAGCGTCCAGACGATGTGCCCCATCGAAGGAGAAGGGAACATTGCACGTTTCTTGTTCTCTCTGTTTGGCCAGAAGCATAATGCTGTCAATGCAACTCTTATAGATAGCTGGGTAGATATTGCCATTTTTCAGTTAAAAGAGGGAAGCAGTAAAGAAAAAGCTGCTGTTTTCCGCTCCATGAACTCTGCTCTTGGGAAGAGCCCTTGGCTCGCTGGGAATGAACTCACCGTAGCAGATGTGGTGCTGTGGTCTGTACTCCAGCAGACCGGAGGCTGCAGTGTGACAGTGCCAGCCAACGTGCAGAGGTGGATGAGATCTTGTGAAAACCTGGCTCCTTTTAACACAGCCCTCAAGCTCCTTAAGTGA
- the AIMP2 gene encoding aminoacyl tRNA synthase complex-interacting multifunctional protein 2 isoform X1, which produces MPMYQVKPYHGGGAPLRVELPTCMYRLPNLHSRTGGSAPGAGHVQEEPNPSLQALESRQDDILKRLYELKAAVDGLSKMIQTPDADLDVTNIIQADEPTTLTTNALDLNSVLGKDYGALKDIVINANPASPPLSLLVLHRLLCEHFRVLATVHMHSSVKSVPENLLKCFGEQNLKQPRQDYQLGFTLIWKNVPKTQMKFSVQTMCPIEGEGNIARFLFSLFGQKHNAVNATLIDSWVDIAIFQLKEGSSKEKAAVFRSMNSALGKSPWLAGNELTVADVVLWSVLQQTGGCSVTVPANVQRWMRSCENLAPFNTALKLLK; this is translated from the exons ATGCCTATGTACCAGGTAAAGCCCTATCACGGGGGCGGCGCGCCTCTCCGTGTGGAGCTTCCCACCTGCATGTACCGGCTCCCCAACTTGCACAGCAGGACCGGCGGCTCTGCGCCCGGCGCAGGCCACGTGCAG GAAGAGCCTAACCCGTCTCTGCAAGCTCTTGAGTCCCGCCAAGATGATATTTTAAAACGTTTGTATGAGTTGAAAGCTGCAGTTGATGGTCTCTCCAAGATGATTCAGACACCAGATGCAGACTTGGATGTAACCAACATAATCCAAGCTGATGAGCCCACAACTTTAACCACCAATGCATTGGACTTGAATTCAGTGCTTGGGAAG GATTATGGGGCACTGAAAGACATTGTGATCAACGCGAAcccagcctctcctcccctctccctgctgGTGCTGCACAGGCTGCTCTGTGAGCACTTCAGGGTCCTGGCCACAGTGCACATGCACTCATCCGTCAAGAGTGTGCCTGAAAACCTGCTCAAGTGCTTTGGAGAACAGAATCTAAAACAGCCCCGCCAAGACTATCAGCTGGGATTCACTTTAATTTGGAAGAATG tgccGAAGACTCAGATGAAATTCAGCGTCCAGACGATGTGCCCCATCGAAGGAGAAGGGAACATTGCACGTTTCTTGTTCTCTCTGTTTGGCCAGAAGCATAATGCTGTCAATGCAACTCTTATAGATAGCTGGGTAGATATTGCCATTTTTCAGTTAAAAGAGGGAAGCAGTAAAGAAAAAGCTGCTGTTTTCCGCTCCATGAACTCTGCTCTTGGGAAGAGCCCTTGGCTCGCTGGGAATGAACTCACCGTAGCAGATGTGGTGCTGTGGTCTGTACTCCAGCAGACCGGAGGCTGCAGTGTGACAGTGCCAGCCAACGTGCAGAGGTGGATGAGATCTTGTGAAAACCTGGCTCCTTTTAACACAGCCCTCAAGCTCCTTAAGTGA
- the AIMP2 gene encoding aminoacyl tRNA synthase complex-interacting multifunctional protein 2 isoform X2, giving the protein MNDSAVSTLTQRSRHGEEPNPSLQALESRQDDILKRLYELKAAVDGLSKMIQTPDADLDVTNIIQADEPTTLTTNALDLNSVLGKDYGALKDIVINANPASPPLSLLVLHRLLCEHFRVLATVHMHSSVKSVPENLLKCFGEQNLKQPRQDYQLGFTLIWKNVPKTQMKFSVQTMCPIEGEGNIARFLFSLFGQKHNAVNATLIDSWVDIAIFQLKEGSSKEKAAVFRSMNSALGKSPWLAGNELTVADVVLWSVLQQTGGCSVTVPANVQRWMRSCENLAPFNTALKLLK; this is encoded by the exons ATGAATGATTCTGCAGTTTCTACTCTTACACAGAGGAGCAGGCATGGG GAAGAGCCTAACCCGTCTCTGCAAGCTCTTGAGTCCCGCCAAGATGATATTTTAAAACGTTTGTATGAGTTGAAAGCTGCAGTTGATGGTCTCTCCAAGATGATTCAGACACCAGATGCAGACTTGGATGTAACCAACATAATCCAAGCTGATGAGCCCACAACTTTAACCACCAATGCATTGGACTTGAATTCAGTGCTTGGGAAG GATTATGGGGCACTGAAAGACATTGTGATCAACGCGAAcccagcctctcctcccctctccctgctgGTGCTGCACAGGCTGCTCTGTGAGCACTTCAGGGTCCTGGCCACAGTGCACATGCACTCATCCGTCAAGAGTGTGCCTGAAAACCTGCTCAAGTGCTTTGGAGAACAGAATCTAAAACAGCCCCGCCAAGACTATCAGCTGGGATTCACTTTAATTTGGAAGAATG tgccGAAGACTCAGATGAAATTCAGCGTCCAGACGATGTGCCCCATCGAAGGAGAAGGGAACATTGCACGTTTCTTGTTCTCTCTGTTTGGCCAGAAGCATAATGCTGTCAATGCAACTCTTATAGATAGCTGGGTAGATATTGCCATTTTTCAGTTAAAAGAGGGAAGCAGTAAAGAAAAAGCTGCTGTTTTCCGCTCCATGAACTCTGCTCTTGGGAAGAGCCCTTGGCTCGCTGGGAATGAACTCACCGTAGCAGATGTGGTGCTGTGGTCTGTACTCCAGCAGACCGGAGGCTGCAGTGTGACAGTGCCAGCCAACGTGCAGAGGTGGATGAGATCTTGTGAAAACCTGGCTCCTTTTAACACAGCCCTCAAGCTCCTTAAGTGA